In a genomic window of Muntiacus reevesi chromosome 1, mMunRee1.1, whole genome shotgun sequence:
- the NRG2 gene encoding pro-neuregulin-2, membrane-bound isoform isoform X6, whose product MSESKRRGRGRDPKHREGRKRERKQELLPGEEATRPKLKKMKSQTGQVGEKQSLKCEAAAGNPLPSYRWFKDGKELNRSRDIRIKYGNGRKNSRLQFNKVKLEDAGEYVCEAENILGKDTVRGRLFVNSVSTTLSSWSGHARKCNETAKSYCVNGGVCYYIEGINQLSCKCPNGFFGQRCLEKLPLRLYMPDPKQKAEELYQKRVLTITGICVALLVVGIVCVVAYCKTKKQRKQMHNHLRQNMCPAHQNRSLANGPSHPRLDPEEIQMADYISKNVPATDHVIRRETETTFSGSHSCSPSHHCSTATPTSSHRHESHTWSLDRSESLTSDSQSGIVLSSVGTSKCNSPACVEARARRAAAYSLEERRRAAVPPYHDSIDSLRDSPHSERYVSALTTPARLSPVDFHYSLATQVPTFEITSPNSAHAVSLPPAAPINYRLAEQQPLLRQPAPPGPGPGPGPSADMQRSYDSYYYPAAGPGPRRGACALGGSLGSLPASPFRIPEDDEYETTQECAPPPPSRPRARGASRRTSAGPRRWRRSRLNGLAAQRARAARDSLSLSSGSGGGSASGSDDDADGALAAESTPFLGLRAAQDALRSDSPPLCPAADSRTYYSLDSHSTRASSRHSRGPPPRGKQDSGPL is encoded by the exons CCACTCGGCCcaagctgaagaagatgaagagcCAGACGGGACAGGTGGGTGAGAAGCAATCGCTGAAGTGTGAGGCAGCAGCTGGTAACCCTCTGCCCTCCTACCGCTGGTTCAAGGACGGCAAGGAGCTCAACCGCAGCCGGGACATCCGCATCAAGTATGGCAATGGCAG AAAGAACTCACGACTCCAGTTCAACAAGGTGAAGTTGGAGGATGCTGGGGAGTATGTCTGTGAGGCTGAGAACATCCTCGGGAAGGACACCGTCAGGGGCCGGCTCTTCGTCAACAGCG TGAGCACCACTCTATCATCCTGGTCGGGACACGCTCGGAAGTGCAACGAGACAGCCAAGTCCTACTGTGTCAACGGAGGTGTCTGCTACTACATCGAGGGCATCAACCAGCTCTCCTGCAA atgtccAAACGGATTCTTCGGACAGAGATGTTTGGAGAAACTGCCTTTGCGATTGTACATGCCAGATCCTAAGCAAA AAGCTGAGGAGCTGTACCAGAAGAGGGTCCTGACCATCACTGGGATTTGCGTGGCTCTGCTGGTAGTGGGCATCGTCTGCGTGGTCGCCTACTGCAAGACCAA GAAACAGCGGAAGCAGATGCATAACCACCTCCGACAGAACATGTGCCCTGCCCACCAGAACCGGAGCTTGGCCAACGGGCCCAGCCACCCCCGACTGGACCCTGAGGAGATCCAGATGGCAGAC TATATCTCCAAGAATGTGCCCGCCACAGACCATGTCATCCGGAGGGAAACAGAGACCACCTTCTCTGGGAGCCACTCCTGTTCTCCTTCTCACCACTGCTCCACAGCCACGCCCACTTCCAGTCACAG GCATGAGAGCCACACATGGAGCCTGGACCGTTCTGAGAGCCTGACCTCTGACTCCCAGTCGGGCATCGTGCTGTCATCAGTGGGCACCAGCAAGTGCAACAGCCCAGCGTGTGTGGAGGCCCGGGCACGGCGGGCAGCGGCCTACAGCCTGGAGGAGCGGCGCAGGGCTGCCGTGCCACCTTACCACGACTCCATAGACTCCCTGCGTGACTCCCCACACAGTGAGAG GTACGTGTCTGCCCTGACCACGCCCGCGCGCCTCTCTCCCGTGGACTTCCATTACTCGCTGGCCACGCAGGTGCCGACTTTTGAGATCACGTCCCCCAACTCGGCGCACGCCGTGTCGCTGCCTCCCGCCGCGCCCATCAATTATCGCCTGGCGGAGCAACAGCCGCTCCTGCGGCAACCGGCGCCCCCTGGCCCAGGACCGGGGCCTGGGCCCAGCGCGGACATGCAGCGCAGCTACGACAGCTACTACTACCCCGCAGCGGGGCCGGGGCCGCGGCGAGGGGCTTGCGCACTGGGCGGCAGCCTGGGAAGCCTGCCCGCCAGCCCCTTCCGCATCCCGGAGGACGACGAGTACGAGACCACGCAGGAGTGCGCGCCCCCGCCGCCGTCGCGGCCGCGCGCCCGCGGCGCGTCCCGAAGGACGTCGGCGGGGCCTCGGCGCTGGCGCCGCTCGCGCCTCAACGGGCTGGCGGCACAACGCGCACGCGCGGCGCGGGACTCGCTGTCGCTGAGCAGCGGCTCGGGAGGCGGCTCAGCCTCGGGCTCGGACGACGACGCGGACGGGGCGCTGGCTGCCGAGAGCACGCCTTTCCTCGGCCTGCGCGCGGCGCAGGACGCGCTGCGCTCGGACTCGCCGCCACTGTGCCCGGCGGCCGACAGCAGGACTTACTACTCCCTGGACAGCCACAGCACGCGGGCCAGCAGCAGACACAGCCGCGGGCCGCCCCCACGGGGCAAGCAGGACTCGGGGCCCCTCTAG